A DNA window from Ornithodoros turicata isolate Travis chromosome 10, ASM3712646v1, whole genome shotgun sequence contains the following coding sequences:
- the LOC135371175 gene encoding calcium release-activated calcium channel protein 1-like isoform X1: MNIPRGAEILWTDSIGDRPNVVQELVIQSFVREMSKPENNIHALSWRRLHLSRAKLKASSRTSALLSGFAMVAMVEINLSSKVPEGLLIAFSICTTLLVSVHMLALMISTCILPNLEAVASVHGIASVSESPHEKMHMYIETAWAFSTVFGILLFMAEIAILAWVIFYEYSENAALAATIILIPVAIVFIVFAVHFYRQLVTHKFEQSVMNVQELENMVNRLQNDDSMAVNGSSVLNV, encoded by the exons ATGAATATTCCACGCGGTGCAGAAATACTTTGGACCGACTCTATAGGTGATCGCCCGAATGTTGTGCAGGAACTTGTGATCCAATCTTTTGTGAGGGAGATGAGTAAACCAGAGAACAACATCCATGCTCTTTCTTGGCGAAGACTGCACCTCAGTAGAGCGAAACTCAAGGCATCCAGTAGAACGTCAGCACTGCTCTCGGGATTTGCAATG GTTGCTATGGTGGAGATAAACCTCAGCAGCAAGGTACCAGAAGGACTGCTCATCGCATTCAGCATCTGCACGACACTGCTCGTTTCCGTGCACATGCTCGCACTCATGATCTCTACGTGCATCTTACCGAATCTGGAAGCCGTCGCGAGCGTGCACGGAATAGCTTCAGTCTCGGAATCCCCCCACGAGAAGATGCACATGTACATAGAGACAGCGTGGGCTTTCTCCACAGTCTTCGGCATACTGCTCTTCATGGCCGAGATTGCCATTCTTGCCTGGGTCATCTTTTACGAGTACTCAGAGAATGCGGCCTTGGCTGCGACCATTATACTCATACCTGTAGCGATCGTCTTCATTGTCTTTGCCGTTCATTTTTATCGCCAGTTGGTGACCCATAAGTTTGAGCAGTCTGTCATGAATGTCCAGGAGCTAGAGAATATGGTCAACAGACTTCAGAACGACGATAGCATGGCTGTTAATGGATCATCAGTGTTAAATGTCTGA
- the LOC135371175 gene encoding calcium release-activated calcium channel protein 1-like isoform X2: MSKPENNIHALSWRRLHLSRAKLKASSRTSALLSGFAMVAMVEINLSSKVPEGLLIAFSICTTLLVSVHMLALMISTCILPNLEAVASVHGIASVSESPHEKMHMYIETAWAFSTVFGILLFMAEIAILAWVIFYEYSENAALAATIILIPVAIVFIVFAVHFYRQLVTHKFEQSVMNVQELENMVNRLQNDDSMAVNGSSVLNV, translated from the exons ATGAGTAAACCAGAGAACAACATCCATGCTCTTTCTTGGCGAAGACTGCACCTCAGTAGAGCGAAACTCAAGGCATCCAGTAGAACGTCAGCACTGCTCTCGGGATTTGCAATG GTTGCTATGGTGGAGATAAACCTCAGCAGCAAGGTACCAGAAGGACTGCTCATCGCATTCAGCATCTGCACGACACTGCTCGTTTCCGTGCACATGCTCGCACTCATGATCTCTACGTGCATCTTACCGAATCTGGAAGCCGTCGCGAGCGTGCACGGAATAGCTTCAGTCTCGGAATCCCCCCACGAGAAGATGCACATGTACATAGAGACAGCGTGGGCTTTCTCCACAGTCTTCGGCATACTGCTCTTCATGGCCGAGATTGCCATTCTTGCCTGGGTCATCTTTTACGAGTACTCAGAGAATGCGGCCTTGGCTGCGACCATTATACTCATACCTGTAGCGATCGTCTTCATTGTCTTTGCCGTTCATTTTTATCGCCAGTTGGTGACCCATAAGTTTGAGCAGTCTGTCATGAATGTCCAGGAGCTAGAGAATATGGTCAACAGACTTCAGAACGACGATAGCATGGCTGTTAATGGATCATCAGTGTTAAATGTCTGA